The nucleotide sequence GTGGCGAGTTCGCCGGCTTCGTTGGAGGCGGAGCCGTCCACCCCGAGGCCGACGCGAACACCGGCGCGGAGCAGGTCGGGTACGCGTGCGACCCCGGCCGCCAGCCGCGCGTTCGAGGACGGGCAGGTGGCGACGCCCGTTCCGGTGGCGGCGAACTTGGCGATGTCGGAGTCGCCCATGTGGACGGAATGCGCGATCCACACGTCGTCGCCGAGCCAGCCGACCGATTCGAAGTAGTCGGTCGGGCCCATTTTGAACAACTCGCGGCAGTACCGCTCCTCTTCGAGCGTCTCCGAGCCGTGCGTGTGCAGGCGTACGCCTTTGCGCCGCGCCAACACCGCGGACTCGCGCATGAGTTCGGTGGACACCGAGAACGGCGAGCACGGCGCCGCGGCGATGCGCAGCATCGAGCCGAACGACGGGTCGTGCCAGCGGTCGATCGCGGCCTCGGTCGCGGCCAGGGCCTCGTCGGTGGTCTCGACGGCGTTGTCGGGCGGCAGTCCGCCGTCCTTGCGGCTGCGGTCCATCGAGCCGCGCGTGGGGTGGAAGCGCAGGCCGAGTTCGGCGACGGCGGCGATCTCGGCGCCGAGGATGTCGCCCGCGCCGCGCGGGAAGACGTACGCGTGGTCGGCGGCCGTCGTGCACCCGGAGGTGAGCAGTGCGGCGGCGGAGCCCTGTGCGGCGGCGTGGCACAGCTCGTCGTCGATCCTCGCCCACGTCGGATACAGCTCGACGAGCCAGTCGAACAGGATGGCCTGCTGGGCGAATCCGCGCGTCAGCCACTGGTAGAAGTGGTGGTGGGTGTTGACCAGGCCGGGGGTCAGGAGATGGCCGGACGCGTCGATCCGGCGTACGGCGCCCGGGACTTCGGGGGCCGGACCGGCCCCCACCGCCTCGATGCGGTTGCCCGCGACGACGACGTGGCCGGACGTGAACTCGGTGTCGCCGGGGTCGACGGTCGCGATGTGCGCGTTGTCGATCACGATGCGGGCGACGGGGGCCGGCTCGTGTGCGGTGGTCACAGGTGTCCGCCTCTTTCCGTCGGCATCGCGGGGTCCCTCGGGCATTGTCTGTCGTTTTTCCGCCCGAAGCGGTCGATGCCGACCGGAAAGAGGAGGCGGGACGAGCGGTGCCGGACGGTCACCGGTCGTTGAAGATGTCCTTCAGGTCGGTGCACGCCCGGATCAGGACGTCGCGGGCGCGGTCGACCTGTTGTGCCGTGAGGCCGGCGTGCCCGGCCGCCGTGTCGATCTCGGAGCGGAAGCAGTCGAACAGACGCTCGAATTCGGTCGGGTCGCCGCGGTCGGTCCCGCTTCGGCGGGACCGGGAGCCGGCGCCCGGGCCGGAGTCGGACGCGGATGCGGACTTGGGCCCGGGGGCGGCCCCGGACTCGGAACCGGATTTGGCCCCGGACGCCGGCTCGGACGGGGTTTGCGCCGTGTCCTCGCGCCCCGGGGTCCCGCGTCCCGCGTCGCCCGGCTCCCCGGTGCCGCCGACGCCGTCGGCCTCCTCGCCCCACGGATCCGCCGCGGGCGCGGGCCCTCCCGCCCGCTTGCCGGCCGCCGGGTCCGGGCCGAAGCGCTTGCGCAGTTCGTCCTCGAGATGCCGGGTGTGGTGCTCGGTGATGCCCGCGAGGCCCTGGGCCAGGCCCTCCGCGAGGTCGACCATCTTCTGGGAGAGCGCGGGGCCGAGGTTCTGCGCCCACGCCGAGACGGGGTCGTGGCGGCCGGAGCGCTGCCAGGGGCGGTGCGCCGAGGAGTCCGTGCGCCGGGCGTCGTCCTGGACGTCGCGCGCCGCCTGCCGCAGTTCGTCGCGCAGGTTGCGGGCGGACGTACGGACCTCGTCGCGGATCTCGCGGGCGCGCTCGTAGACCGACGCGCGGATCTCCGCCTCCAGCGCGTCGAGTTCCGCCCGGCGGTCGGCGAGTTCGGCGCGTCCGGCGTCGGTGATGCGGTAGACCTTACGGCCCCCCTCCACCGAGTGCGTGACGAGGCCTTCCTGTTCGAGTTTCGCGAGGCGCGGGTAGACGGTGCCGGCCGACGGCGCGTACAGCCCGAAGAAACGGTCCTGCAACAGGCGGATGATCTCGTAGCCGTGCCGCGGGTTCTCGTCGAGCAGCTTGAGCAGATACAGCCGAAGGCGGCCGTGGCCGAAGACCGGGGTCATCTCATTCCTCCGTACATACCCCCGCACTCGGGCGGGGGAGGAGATCCGTTCCTTGCGTGGGGCCCGCCCTGCCCGCTGCCCGGTCCGCCGGGGCGGCGGTGACGGCCCGGCGAGCCGGTGCGGGGCCGGGGCGGAACGCTCCGGGCGGCGACCGGCGACGAAGGGGAGCCCTCGGCGCGGGCCTCGGGTGCCCCTGGTCACGAGGGGGAGGACGTCAAGCTCTTGCCCTTCCTTCCGGGATCCGGCGCGGGGCGGCGCAGCAGTGCGACGTCCCCGGAGGCCGAGTTGATCCGCAACCGACCGGTTCCCTCGCCCAACGTGCCGACCAGCCGGGAAGTTCCGAAGCCTGAACGTACGTTCAGCCCCGCGAACGCCGATCCCACCGTTCCGCCCGACGAGCGTACGTCGACGTCGACGTCGCCGTCATGCGGCAGACGCACGGTCAACGCCCCTGACACCGTTGCCAGTTGTACGTCGTTCCGGCCGAACGCGTCCAAATCCATGACCATCGCGCCGGACACCGACTGCGCGCGCACGCGCCCGCCCGTGCCCTCGACCAGCGTGAGGTCGCCGGAGACCGTGGCCACCCGGACGTCGCCCGCGAGCGATTCGGCCTCGACGCTGCCCGCGACCGTGCCCACGTCGACCGCGCCGGTCAGGCCGACGAGCGTGACCCCGCCCGCGACGGTGCGCACGGTGACCGCGCCGTGGACGCCGGACACCGTCGTGTGCGCGGACAGCACGCCGAGGTCGATCGCGCAGTCCCACGGCACCGCGAGCGACACCGCGCAACTGCGCCCGCGCACCCGGCGGTCGAACCAGTGCTTCGGCCCCTTGCGGGCCAAGTCCTCGTAGTCCACCGTGAGTTCCCCGGAGGCCGCGTCGTGGCGCACCCGCAGGGGCGGTCCCTCGATC is from Yinghuangia sp. ASG 101 and encodes:
- a CDS encoding 8-oxoguanine deaminase → MTTAHEPAPVARIVIDNAHIATVDPGDTEFTSGHVVVAGNRIEAVGAGPAPEVPGAVRRIDASGHLLTPGLVNTHHHFYQWLTRGFAQQAILFDWLVELYPTWARIDDELCHAAAQGSAAALLTSGCTTAADHAYVFPRGAGDILGAEIAAVAELGLRFHPTRGSMDRSRKDGGLPPDNAVETTDEALAATEAAIDRWHDPSFGSMLRIAAAPCSPFSVSTELMRESAVLARRKGVRLHTHGSETLEEERYCRELFKMGPTDYFESVGWLGDDVWIAHSVHMGDSDIAKFAATGTGVATCPSSNARLAAGVARVPDLLRAGVRVGLGVDGSASNEAGELATELRNLLLLNRVAWGADALTARQALRVATLGGAQVLGRDREIGSIEPGKLADLALWRMDGLRHAGIADKVAALVLGAAAPLTLLLVNGVPVVENDRLTRADEDTIARDVATAAATLARRAGLT
- a CDS encoding helix-turn-helix transcriptional regulator, whose translation is MTPVFGHGRLRLYLLKLLDENPRHGYEIIRLLQDRFFGLYAPSAGTVYPRLAKLEQEGLVTHSVEGGRKVYRITDAGRAELADRRAELDALEAEIRASVYERAREIRDEVRTSARNLRDELRQAARDVQDDARRTDSSAHRPWQRSGRHDPVSAWAQNLGPALSQKMVDLAEGLAQGLAGITEHHTRHLEDELRKRFGPDPAAGKRAGGPAPAADPWGEEADGVGGTGEPGDAGRGTPGREDTAQTPSEPASGAKSGSESGAAPGPKSASASDSGPGAGSRSRRSGTDRGDPTEFERLFDCFRSEIDTAAGHAGLTAQQVDRARDVLIRACTDLKDIFNDR
- a CDS encoding DUF4097 family beta strand repeat-containing protein, whose protein sequence is MSRWTVAAPRVLDVEPVRVVRVRAVAGIVDVVGTDGPAHLEITAIEGPPLRVRHDAASGELTVDYEDLARKGPKHWFDRRVRGRSCAVSLAVPWDCAIDLGVLSAHTTVSGVHGAVTVRTVAGGVTLVGLTGAVDVGTVAGSVEAESLAGDVRVATVSGDLTLVEGTGGRVRAQSVSGAMVMDLDAFGRNDVQLATVSGALTVRLPHDGDVDVDVRSSGGTVGSAFAGLNVRSGFGTSRLVGTLGEGTGRLRINSASGDVALLRRPAPDPGRKGKSLTSSPS